In Fimbriimonadaceae bacterium, the genomic window CGGCGAGCCATGCGAGTCCGCGCGCTTCAGGGCCGTGACTTCCCTCCTGTCCCCAACCGAAACCCAACACCAGTATCCCGATCCCCAAAAAGCCCCTTCCCCCTCGACGGGGGAAGGCCGGAGTGGGGGTGATTGCCGGAACCCGATCCCCGCCATCCCCTCCACGTGTCTCCTAACCCAGGCACCCGTCTAACATGTGATCCAGATCACACCATTCCAATCAACCGTGCAATATAGTAGCCACGCTGATTGACCGAGGAGGAGGAAAATGAAGAACCTGAAACATGTAGCAATCATCGCCTACGCCGCAGGCTTGGCTGTGATTCTTGCGTCGCCGTCCGTCGTAGGCTGTGGCGGCGGCGGAACCAACACCACGGGCGGGACCGGCACGACCGGCGGTCAAGACGACCACCTATTTGGTTCGCTGGGAGTCGAGCAAGGGACCATTGACAACGCGCCGGGCTCGCTGATTTTTGGTAACGGATCGGGAAGTACCAATGTCGACCTCTCGACCGATCCGGCAATGCCGGCTATGGGCAATCAGAGGCGGCTCCCATCCTGCGTTGCCTGGACGATCGGGAATGGGCTCGCGACCTACGAGGCGGCAAAGGCATCCGGCCAGCCGCCGAATTCTAACGATCGAATAGCCAGCCCCATCGATCTCTATGTGAAAACGTTGTCCTCTATGACCGACTCGGGTATGCAAGGCGTCACCTGCCAAAGCGGCTCGCTGGGGGAACATGCGATGAACGTCTTGGTCCGGTACGGCGTGGCCAGCGAGGCCGAGATGCCGTATGTCGAAGCTTGCATCAATCCGTCGTCGGCACAAACCTTTCGGCTGAAAAGCACGCGCTTCGTTCGGCCGAGCGACGTCGACGTGATCAAGAACCTGCTCGAAAACGGGCATCCCGTCGCCTTGATGGCCGATACTTACACAGACTTTCAGGAGTGGGGCAGAAACGTAGCCGAGGGGCAGGTCTACCAGGGCAGCGGGGTAGTAAATCCGCTGGGCAAGCATGCGATGTTGATCGTGGGCTACAGCGACAGCAAGGGCGCCTTTAAGATTCGCAACAGCTGGGGCACCGGCTGGGGCAATGGCGGATACTTCTGGATGTCCTACGCCACATTTGCGGCCACCGCAATAGGCTGCTTCGCCGCCGACCAAGGCGGAACGACCGACCCGACTCCGCCGCCGGGATCGCAGGTGACCTTCAGCGCGTTCGATTCCGTCCAGTACCGCAGCTATTCGTCCGGCATCTACTATATCGTGCACCCGTTTCAGCTGAGCGAGCCGGCATTTATCACTCGCGGCAGGCTCATATACGAGGACAACGGGGCCTCGACCCCTTGGTTCCAGGTCAACTTTTGGATCTCTGCATCCTATGCCTGGTGGGCCCAACAGATACGGTTCCCTCAGGGGCAATACAGCATGGAGATCGAAGGCGTAAAGCGCGACGGCCAGCCGTTCACGCTGAAAGGCACGGCCGCGCTGCATGACGGCGGCTGGACCCGTAACGGCGAGAACGTTGGCCATGTGGAAGCCTCGCGCGCCGATCAGGAGGCGATCCGATCGTTGCCGAAGGGTCGCGAAGGCCAGCCCTCCCTCGGCCCCGGCCAGCAAGTCGTCGTCAACGGTCACCTCGTGACGCTCGTCTCGCGGCAGCCTTAACCGTGTCATCCCGACCCCCCTTTCCTCCTGGACGGGGAAAGGTCGGGGTGGGGGTAGGTGGTCGCCAAAGCCAAACGTGCGTCCCAATGGAGGGCGAGCCTCCCGACCTGCATCTTGGTCCACGGCCTCATCGTACGCGCCAATACCAAAGGCCCAACGGGCCACAATCCGATAGCCCAAGGAACACCCTGGGAACGCGGCCACCGAAAAAGAAGCCCTGTGAGGGCGTAAATCCAAAGGCGAGCCCGCTTTCAAAGAAACGAGGCCTCGGTTATCAGGATTACTTCGCAATTAAATGTTACAGACACGTTCAAACTTCGGTACATGCGACTGCAATTCCGCCACCGCGTGCAATCCGCGGGATGAGGAGGGGGTTTAGGCGGGTGGAGCCCCAGGGACCGGACACGAGCAACCGATCCCATACATTCAAAGGACGGCCAGCGACCATCCACGGTCTGGTACCCCCTGCGGACGACACCTACCCGCCGGAAGCTGGATTGCCAAAAATCGTGAACTGGAATTGGTTGTCCACGGCCGCCCCTGCGGTAGACCACATGTTCACACGGCACTCCACGCCGGCGTCGGTGACTGTCCCGAATCGCGCACTTGAGCTGACCGCCGTGACGACCACGGTGTGGACCGTGTTTGAATAGGATTCCCCTGTCACCGTGATATCGTACAGCCCCGTGCCCGCCTTGGTCACCGTGAAGTTGCCCGTTCCGCTCAGGATGCCGCCGGTGGAATTCACGACCCCATAAGCTATGGGCACCACCGCCTTGAACGTGTCTGCCACAGTCTCCCGATAGAGGAACCCCGACATGGTCATGCATCGGATCGGTCCTGCCACCTCGACATACCGATTGGAGGGGGTGTTCATGAAGTATCCGCCAGGAACCGCGCTCCCGGCGCCGTGGCCGCGGACGCCGGCGCCGTTGGCAACGTTGGAAATGCCGGCCACGCCGTAACCGTCGCTGATGAGGCCATTGCTGCCCGCCTGTCCGTACAAGGCATTTCCGTCGGTGGTGAAGGCACTGATCGCGTCGGCCACCGTGTTCGTGACGGAGAATGCGGTCTGGACGTTGTTGTTCGCCCCGCTATAAGGCAGCCGGAACGTCTCATCCAGGCCCGGCCTCCAACTCCCAGCAAAAAATTTGAGCACATGCTCTTCCCCGGGGGCGGTTGAACTGATCGGGACTCCCTGCAGCCCATCCACCTTGGCCGTACCCAGCGGGCCAACGAGGTCCCCGCCGATGGTCAGTCGGGCGTCCGGCACCGTTCCCGTAGCCAATCTGCTTGCATTGAGATTGGTGAGCAGCTGCCCATCTCCGGTAAAGGAATTGGAAGCGTTGGTCAAATTGTTCACACCGCTAAACGTGTTGGTGGCGTTCAGCCGGGGGACATTGCCGCTCAGGCGGGCGTCTGCCACGAGGCCGCTGGCGAGATTCCCGGCATCCAGGTTGGTGATGCCCTGCCCACTTCCCTCCAACTGACCGGACTTCGTCTTACCCGACACATTGATGTGCCCCGTCTGTTGCACCCCTGGCGTCGTGGATTGCAGGTTGACGTAGGGCAGGGCTTGGACAGCCTGGGCGATCGCGGGCTGACTCCGGACGAGGAGGAGGCAGGCGCCGGTCCCCAAGAACGACAAGGCGACGACCTGCAAGCGATCGGAATGACTTAAAGGCATGACCTAGTATTGCAACACCCTGCCCGCAAACGACCTATTACTTTTGCAGATTTGGCGGGGCTAGACCAGGGCTGCGTGGGCGACGGGGGAGGGTCGGGGATCGTGGTGATCGCAAACCGTTAACCCCCGGCGTATCAGCCCGAACGCCGACCGTCATCACGGCAGGCGAGCCATGGCCAGAGCGGAACTTTCCGTCTACAAGACTGCCCCGCAAGGGCCTATCCGAAGCGTCCGCTAACGTAATCCTTCGTACTGGCGTGGGTCGGGTCGTTGAAGACCTGCCTGCTTTCGCCAGCTTCGACCAACTCGCCGAACATGAAGAACGCGGCATGGTGGCTTATGCGCTCGGCTTGCTGCAGGTTGTGCGTAACCACCACCAAGGTGTGGTCTTGCGAGAGCTTAACAATGAGCTCCTCGATTTTTGCGGTGCTGATGGGATCGAGGGCGCTGCAAGGCTCGTCCATCAAGATCACTTCCGGCTTGACGGCAAGCATCCGGGCGATGCAAAGGCGCTGCTGCTGGCCGCCCGATAGCGCCAGGCCGGATTTCCGACGAAGGTCGTCCTTCACCTCGCCCCAGAGTGCCGCTTCCCGAAGGGCGCTTTCGACAATCCCTTCCAGCTCGCTTCCCTTCATGCCATAGTGCATCCGCGGTCCGAGGGCCACGTTCTCGAAAATGGTCTTTGGAAAGGGATTCGGCTTTTGAAAGACCATTCCCACGTTGCGGCGTAGCGACAGCAGATCGGTCTTCCGCTCGTAGGGGTCGCGGCCAAGTACGCGAATGGATCCCCTGGCCCTGAACCCTGGAATGCGGTCGTTCATCCGGTTGAGCGTCCGCAGGAACGTACTCTTCCCGCAGCCGCTCGGCCCGATCAGGGACGTCACCTGTCGGTGGGCGATCTCGACGTGTATGCGGTGGAGCGCTTGCTTCTCGCCATAAAAGACGTCGAGGTCGCGAACGGAAACGGCAGTGGACGTGTCGGTTTTTACTTGCATCAGCTTTGGGCGAATTTACGGAGTCGAGAGCGCACGATGATGGCGCCGAGATTGATGAAGAGAACAAGTAGCAGAAGGCTAAGGCATGTGCCCCAAATGATCCGCTCCGGAATCACGCCGCCCTGGCGATAGCCTTCGGCTAGGTGATAGGGCAGATTAGCCACGGGTTGGTGAAGCGTCTCCCAACCGAACACCAGGGGACCGCTCGAAAAGTAGATGCCGGCGGTGAGGAGAATCGGTGGCGCCTCGCCCGCCGCCCTCCCCGTCGAGAGCACGACCCCAGTCAGGATGCCCGGCATTGCATTCGGCAAAACCACCTTGGCCATCGTCTGCCATCGTGAAAGACCCAGGGCCAGAGAACCCTCCACCAAGGAATCCGGGACGGCCTTGATCGCTTGCTCGGTGGAGAGAATGATGACGGGCAGCGCCAGGAGGGACAATGTCAACCAACCCGCCATAAGGCTGACCCCCATTTTCATCATAATGACGAAGATCGCCAGGCCAAAGAGGCCATAAATGATCGAAGGCGTACCGGCCAAACTCGTTACGCAAGCTCGCATCAAGCGTGTGATCGCGTTCTGCCCGGCATATTCGGCCAGACAGATGCCTCCCAAGATGCCGATAGGCAGGACAATGATCAGCGTGCCTGCCATCAGCAGCAGCGAGCCGCGGATCATCGGCCAGATTCCGCCTCTTGACATCCCCTCGATCGGCGGCTGGGAAAGGAACTCCCACGTCATCGCGGGCAGGCCCCTTGCTACGATGTAGCCGATCAGGCAGAGGATCATCAGGGCGACGGCGATGCCCACCAGGGAGATTGAGCCGGCCCATAGCCCGTCCGCCCGCTTCCGTGCCCGGTCCCGGGCCGTGAGATCCGAGTGTTGCAAAACTAATGTCTCCATGCGGCTTGCCTCGCGTAGCGGAATCCGATCAGGTTAATGGCCAGCGTGATGACGAATAGGAGCAAGCCGACCATGAACAGGTGGCCGTAGTGGATGTCTTCGAAGGCGACGTTCCCCATTTCGATCGCAATGGTGTCGGGCATACCGCGCGTGGACTCGACCAGGCCCTTGAACGCCCCGGCGACGCTGTCGATCCGTGGCATGGCGGGAGTGCCGCCGCTCAGCATCCAGATAATCATGGTTTCGCCGAAGGCGCGGGCCATGCCCAGCAGAACCGCTGCCACCATGCCCGCCTTGGCGGCGGGAAACACGATCGTCCTCAGCGTCTCGCGACGGGTTAGCCCGAGGGCGAATCCGCCATCGCGCATGCTGTTCGGCACATTTCGCAGCGCGTCCTCGCCTACCGTGGCGATCGTCGGAATCAGCAGCACGCCCATGACGATCGACGCGGTGAGCAACGATCGACCGGAGTCCACGCCGAGCATCGCCCCGAAGGCGTTCTGAATGCCCGGCGCCACCAGCATCAAACCGAAGTAGCCCAGGACAACCGTCGGCACCGATGCGAGCAGCTCGATCGTCGGCTTCAGCCACTCTCGTAGGCGTCCCGGCGCGAGTTCAGAAAGATAGACGGCGGTCGCAATGCCGATCGGCCCCGCGATCAACAAGGCGAGCGCGGTGATCGTCAGCGAGCTTAGAAGAAGTGGGACGACGCCATAACGCGGGTGGGCCAACGTGGGGCCCCAGTCGCTGGAAAAGAAGTTGCGAAGCGTGGCGAAGACCACGGTGGTGGTCGGTGTGGAGGTCACCTCGAAGACATAGCCGCTCATCCGCTCGGCATCGGTCTTGGCGACGAACGTCGGGAGCTCGATTGATCCCCGCTGACGGGTCTTCAGGTCGATGGTGAACGGCTCGACTTGCACTCCGGCGGGCGCCCGCACCAGTCTCAACTTGAGATCGAATGGCGACCGGCTGGGATCGGCGCCCTCATCGGGCGCCCAGGAGATTGTCATCGTCTTCGCTTTGTATTCAGGGGTCGCAAAGGCGAGTAAGAGGAACTTCCGCCTCTCGCTCGCGGCTTGCGGGGCGCGCCAGTCATCCCGGTAGAGGTCGCCCGGACTGACCCCGCGTAGGTCTCCGGTCAAGGGAGTTCCGGTCGCGCCCCCCGCAAAGCCGGCAAGGGTAGAAAGATCCGGCATCACGATGCCTTCTTCCTTGGCGTCGACGCCCTCGTCGCCCTCGGGGTGAGAGGTGACAACGGTGGCGTTGGGATCGAGTTCGATCGCTTCCGCGTTCGCATCGGTCGGCTGAAAGGCAAAACGGTAGCCCCACGTGAAGTCTTGCTTGAAGGCGTACTGCGACTCCTTAGCAAGATAGAACAGTAGGAGCGCCACGACCACCAGCACCAGAGCGCCGACCGTATACACGAGGCTCTCCATAAGACGGTCGGTAATACGCAGCTTCTTCATCGGGGGCTCAAATCACCAAAGCCCTGCCGCCCCAGAACGAATCCTGGAGCGCAGGGCAAGGCAGTGCCGACTTCTACTTAACGCTGTAATAGCCAACCTGCTCGACAATGGCCTGTCCTTCCGCCGATAGCGCCCAGTTGATGAACTTGGCGGTCTCTCCTTTCGGCTTTCCGTTCGTGTAGTAGTAGAGGTAGCGCCAGATCGGATACTTCCGCGATCGGACGTTGGCTTCGCTCGGATACATCGGCTCCGCGCCCTCCTTGGCCGCGATAGGAATGATCTTCACGGTTCCCTTCTTGAAGTAGGCCACGCCGCCATAGGCGATGCCGCCGGCCGTGCGCGCCACTTCGCGTGCCTCCTCGCTGGTGGAGGGCAGGAAGCGCACGCCCTTGCCCCAGTTTTGGTTGCGCAGGACGTTTTGCTGAAAGAAGCCATAAGTGCCTGAGTTGGAGTCCCGGCTGAAGACCACCATCGCCTCGTCGTCACCGCCTACCTGCTTCCAGTTGGTTATCTGGCCGATGTAGATGCGGCGCAGCTGATCCATCGTCAGCGACTTGACCGGGTTGCTCGGGTGGACGACGATCGCCAGCCCATCGAGCGCAACCGGAATCTCGTTCACGACCGAACCGCGGCTGCGGGCGCGGTCCACTTCGCTTTTGCGGATCGGGCGTGACGAGGCGCAGATCTCTGTCGTACCGTTGATGAAGGCGTTGATACCGATCGACGAACCGCCGCCGGTAACGGCGATGTTTCCGCCGGCCTTCTTGCCATACGCCTCCGCCCAGCGCTGGTTCAAGACCAGCAACGTGTCCGATCCCTTGATCGACACTTGCTGCAGGGGCAGGACGCTCGCCAGAGCGGCAGTCGCTCCAGCCAGAAGTAACAATCCAAGTCTTACTTTCATCTTTTCACCTCGTCGAAACTAGAAGCGGAACTGCAGGCGGGTCGTCCAGACGTTGTATTCCTGCGGCCGTCGAGCCGGGTTTGTCAGCCTCTCGAAGGAGACCATGAGCCTTGCGCCTGGATTGATGTAGTAGAGGTAGGTCGCACCCCAGCCCCTCAGCGCGTCGCCGTTCATGTCTTTGTTCGGGTCGAACTGCTCGTAACGGAAATTGAGCTGGTTGCGATCGTTGAACTTCCATGCCAAGGCGACTTGATAGCCGCGCATGTCTGTCGCCGTGCGGTTGTTGCCGGGCGTCGCGTTCGGCAGTCGGTCCTTACCCCACATCATTTCGCCGCGAAGCGTCAGCTGCGGAACGAGCAGTCCGATGTACGAGCCATCGACATACGTGAAGTTCCGCATCAGCTCCGGCGAAACGGCGTTGTTGCCGGCGACCTTGTAGCCGGGTCGATCCCCGCGGAAGTGCGATACACCGAGATCCCACTTGGCCGTGTAATAACGGATGCCCCCGTGCATGGCCAGCTTGCCGCCCGGTCCCGGAGCCAGAGCCGATTGCTCCGGATCGTTGAAGGTCAGGGCGTTCCAAACGCCGGCATGCACAAAGGCGTTGTTGCTAAGGCCATAGCGGACCATCACGCCTCGGCTGCGCTCGCCCGCGAACATCGTGTTGTTATAGAAAGTCCGCTCGGGGAACTCCCGCTCGCTCGACGACCGCTCGAGCTCGTAGCCCAGCGGCATCGGCATCTGGCCGGCTGCGAGCTGAATCCCGATTTTCTCGACGCTCGGCTCGATGTCGTACACGAGGTACGCGTCGCGCAGCTGGGCCACATTCTGGGTCGTGCCGGTGGCGATGTCGAAGCTAAACCGCATGGACGTACGCGGGTCGACGGTATAGGTGGTGGAGATGCGCGCGCGCCGGACGTTAAAGGAATGCTGGGTGCGGTTGAAGTTTGAACCCGTGACATCCTTGTCCTCGTTCGAGTCGCGGTACTGGAACTGCAGATAGTTGCCGTCGCGAACGCGCTTGAGGTCGTTGATGTCGTAGGCCATGATCGGCAGGGCCTCGTTCTGTCCCTCGATCCATCCGTTGATGCTTTCGATTTCCTGAGAAATCTTCTGCAGTTGCTCTTTGATCTCGCCGAGCTCCTGCACCATCTTCTTCATGAGCTCGATGGAATCGTCGTCGAGTACTTTCCCGCCCTTTGCCAGGTCGCCCATGTTCATGGTGACCTCCACGGCTTTGGCCTTCAGCGCATCGACTTTCGCCTTCTTCGCGTTCAACGACTGCTTCAGTTCCGACTTCTTCTCGTCCGTCAGCGGCTCGCGCTTCTCTTTTCCGGCTGCCTGTTGAAGGGCTTTAACCGGCATGTCGAGCGCCAGCACGCCAACCGGTGCTGCAACCAGCACCGAGGAAACGAGAGCTATCCAAGGTCTTCGTGTCATTTCCTCTCCTATCCAGGGTTTCCCCGGTTAAGAGTCTGAGAAGGGATTGTTAAGGCATGGAAAAGCGAGTGTTAAGCGTTGGTAAAGGTTTGGAATGCGGTCGGCGACAAGGAGGTTCCGCCACTAGAGTCCTGTCGGGGCGCTTTCAGATCAAACCGATAAACCCGTAACCCCGCCTGACTCCGCCCCACCGAGCGCCGGGCCACCGAATGGAGGGCGTGCATCCCGGCGAGCCCTCCTCCTGCACAGGGGGGAGAATGCTATTCGAGTGGCGGATCGCTGCAATGGTCGGCCCTTCCCCGGGCCAGGCTGAACCGACTCCCTTGGCCCGACCTCCCTCGCACTATAGCGAAAACTTCTGCCTTTTGGGCCCGTACCGAGAGGTCTTCTACAGCCCGTTCCGTTCAAGTTGGTACACGTCGAGGTCCGAAGTGAAACGCCGAGGCCCCTACGAAGGAGGCTCCAATGCCGAACAACGAGAACAAAGGAAACCGCCAGAACGACACTAATCAGGGTCAAAAGAAGACCGAGAACCGTGACATGGGCAAGAAGACCGGAGGCAATACCGGCAATCAAGGCCAAAAGAGCACGGGCGGAAACAAGAAATAACGGACTAACGATGTTTGGCCAAGGGCCAGAGATGGCGCTACCAAACCCGCCCACCCTTTAGGGGTGGGCTTTTAAGCTTTCTTATGTCGAAGCATTCGAAGAAGCGATACCCGCTTGGCGATTACGGCCTGACTTTCGTGCTGCTCGCCCTCTTCCTGGTTTCCATCGGGCTGCAGACCTATGGCGGATGGAAGGAATTTTCGGCGGAGCAGCTTGAGCATGCGCAGAAGCCGGAGATCTGGGGCGAATCGGGCTACGTATGGACGTGGCTGAGCAAGACGATGGAGAACTGGCAATCGGAGTTCCTCCAGCTGTTGACGTTCGTCACCCTAACCGCGATCTTCGTCCACCGCGGGAGCCACCAGTCCAAGGACACGGACGACGATACGGCTGATCAGCTCGCGCGCATCGAGCAGTCGGTGAAAGCGATCGAAAAGAAGGTGTCGTAGGAGCGGGGGAACGGGGGATACGGGGTACGGGGTACTGGTTCCGATTCCCGAATCTACGTGATCACCCCCGAGCCCATCCTTTCCCCTTCGAGGGGGAAGGGGTCCTTGGAGACTCACTCCATTGCCGCAAATCGCTCGGCGAGATTCTCCGCGCCGATGGCGCGGAGGGCTTCCGATCCCGCCCTCCAATTGGGAGGGCCGGCGGGTAGGGTGACCTCGATCTCGGGGCGCATGGTGACGACGTCGTAGAACATCCGCAGCCGTT contains:
- the pstA gene encoding Phosphate transport system permease protein PstA, translated to METLVLQHSDLTARDRARKRADGLWAGSISLVGIAVALMILCLIGYIVARGLPAMTWEFLSQPPIEGMSRGGIWPMIRGSLLLMAGTLIIVLPIGILGGICLAEYAGQNAITRLMRACVTSLAGTPSIIYGLFGLAIFVIMMKMGVSLMAGWLTLSLLALPVIILSTEQAIKAVPDSLVEGSLALGLSRWQTMAKVVLPNAMPGILTGVVLSTGRAAGEAPPILLTAGIYFSSGPLVFGWETLHQPVANLPYHLAEGYRQGGVIPERIIWGTCLSLLLLVLFINLGAIIVRSRLRKFAQS
- the pstB3 gene encoding Phosphate import ATP-binding protein PstB 3, with protein sequence MQVKTDTSTAVSVRDLDVFYGEKQALHRIHVEIAHRQVTSLIGPSGCGKSTFLRTLNRMNDRIPGFRARGSIRVLGRDPYERKTDLLSLRRNVGMVFQKPNPFPKTIFENVALGPRMHYGMKGSELEGIVESALREAALWGEVKDDLRRKSGLALSGGQQQRLCIARMLAVKPEVILMDEPCSALDPISTAKIEELIVKLSQDHTLVVVTHNLQQAERISHHAAFFMFGELVEAGESRQVFNDPTHASTKDYVSGRFG
- the pstS gene encoding Phosphate-binding protein PstS codes for the protein MKVRLGLLLLAGATAALASVLPLQQVSIKGSDTLLVLNQRWAEAYGKKAGGNIAVTGGGSSIGINAFINGTTEICASSRPIRKSEVDRARSRGSVVNEIPVALDGLAIVVHPSNPVKSLTMDQLRRIYIGQITNWKQVGGDDEAMVVFSRDSNSGTYGFFQQNVLRNQNWGKGVRFLPSTSEEAREVARTAGGIAYGGVAYFKKGTVKIIPIAAKEGAEPMYPSEANVRSRKYPIWRYLYYYTNGKPKGETAKFINWALSAEGQAIVEQVGYYSVK